The following proteins come from a genomic window of Malus sylvestris chromosome 4, drMalSylv7.2, whole genome shotgun sequence:
- the LOC126618097 gene encoding uncharacterized protein LOC126618097, producing the protein MDFIGQIYPASSKGHTFVIVATDYFTKWVETSAVKSINSATVKNFIETKILHRYEVPETIAEASNKILVNIIKMMVIDSPEKWHENLGNTLWAYRTSKRAGTGTTPYTLTFGQDAVLPVEINVSSVRIQNQFGLHSEEYIEAMCQGIEDLDAARIEALNQIQEEKRVVARAYNKKVRMKSFKEGDLVWKTILPLGAQLRGFGKWSPT; encoded by the exons atggacttcatcgggcaaataTATCCAGCTTCTAGTAAAGGGCATACCTTCGTAATTGTAgcaacggattacttcaccaagtgggtggaaACATCAGCAGTAAAATCCATAAACTCAGCCACAGTCAAGAATTTTATCGAGACCAAGATTCTGCACAGATATGAGGTGCCCGAAACCATA GCAGAAGCCAGCAACAAGATCCTGGTCAACATTATCAAGATGATGGTGATTGATAGTCCAGAAAAATGGCATGAAAATCTGGGGaacactttgtgggcatacagaaCTTCTAAGAGAGCAGGAACAGGGACAACCCCTTATACTttaactttcgggcaagatgcagtgctccCCGTGGAAATCAATGTAAGTTCTGTAAGAATTCAAAATCAGTTTGGATTGCATAGTGAAGAGtatatcgaagccatgtgtcaagggatTGAAGATTTGGATGCCGCCCgaattgaagctttgaaccagattcaagaaGAAAAGCGAgttgttgcccgagcttataacaaaaaggtGAGGATGAAATCTTTCAAGGAAGGGGATTTAGTATGGAAGACAATCCTCCCTCTAGGAGCTCAGCTCAGGGGTTTTGGAAAATGGAGCCCGACATAG